The genomic window GGTCGGGGCGGGGCAACCGACCGGCGGCCCGCTCGCGCTCGATGAGCCGGCGGGATACGGCCAGCACGCGGGCCAAGTCCGCGATGGAAAGCATCGGCTCGATGCCGTGCGGGGCCTCGGGCGGAATGGCCGGTCTGGTGGAGGCAGGATCCGCCAGGATGGGCCGGCGGGGGCGGGTGGGAGTCATTGGCCACGCTCCGCCCGACGGGGCATCTGGCGGGGCCTACGGGTCTCGAGGGCGGACGCTCGCGTGACTCGCCAGCCCAACTCATGCAGACGCTTCTGAGCCGCGGCGGCAGCTTCGTAATCACCACGACGCAGCGCATCAAAAAATGCGTTTGATTCCACAGCCGCACGTACTTCAGGCGGTATGCCTTGATCTTCCATTGGTCTACTCCTCTCCCGTCCCGCGACCCGCGGGGCGTCACAGAGGCAGGAGAAGTCCAATGGACAATCAGCGGACTCTGCGCAAGTCGTTCTCCGGCATAGGTGTAAGCGGCGTCGGAATGTCTATTCGGGGATTGGACACAATGGACACCTCGCGACGAATCAAATGTCTCGCGATCGAACGGGGCCACTTCCAAGGCGTCGGTCGTGGTAACGCTCCATGGCCTTCTGGACAGCATCGTCGCGGTTCAAACACTTGTAATAGGTGGATCGCTTCACGCCAGCACGATGGATAATCGCTGCCTCCGCAACATTCCATTCCCCGGCCTGCGCCAGCGAATCCAAGGCAGCTATGATCTTCATCGCAGCCTCGCCCGGCTTCAGCCGCCGTTCGCGTTTCGGGGCATCAGACGGGGCGGGTATCGGCGAATCCGAGTGGAAGCGTGTATCGCGGTCCCGAGTAGCGGGCCGGCTCGCGTAGAACCTTAAGTCCGGCATGATGTTCAGGATCGCGTTGCATTCGGAGATGGTCTCCGGCGTGGAGACAAGGTCCGCGAATTCGGGGTCTGTTAACTCCCCTTTACCATTGAAGTCGATTCTCCTGACTAACCGTTCAAGGCGAATTCGCACTTGGGAAAGCGTGGGCCATCGCCGATGAGAGATGTCATCGAGGCTGAAATTCCATGCCTCGAAGTAACGTGAGAGACCTGTTGTGGTTTCTCTCACGGCCCACGCCATGAGCTGCGGCCGGTTGAATTCATGAGCCACTGTCAGCCACTGATCGGCGTGAAAGGCGAGATGCGCCAGCTCCGCCCGCATGATGGTCAGGTAAAGGCCCGTGGCGACCGGGGGCTCAATAGGACCTCCCGGATAACGTGCGGGCAGACCGGCGGGGCAGCCGTCCGGATTGATAGCCATGACATGCTCTGTGTGTATCGGGCCGGACGGGGCGGAGCGCCCACACACAGAAGAACGCCCCGCCCGCGTCCGCATCGGGCCATCCGGTTTCGAACCCGTCTGGCCACCCGTCCACTCAAGGATACAGGCGTCCCGTTGGTCGGGTCAACTTGAAGGGCGGCCGTACAGGGGGCGTTGGAAGGCCCTAGAAGTTTCCGCCGCGGGTCGCGCCGAAAATCCTACTATTCGCCACCTCCAGCCACGGTCCGACCTTGCCAGTTCATCGACCGAAGACCTGCAATCAGACGCGCGGATTTGCGGCGTCGGCACCGCACACATGCGGCGTCGAATGTCCCGTCGCTGGGACAAATTCGCGCGGCGTCCGGGGCATGCCCGGCCATGAGCCGGGTTTTCCATGGTCGCGCCAACTCACGTTGATTCATAACTGCACGGTGATAGTATGAAGAAAAAGTGGTATCAACTGATGAGTTTCGCCGCCCCGGAATCTGCGTAACGTGGCATCAACCGCTTATTTACGGGCCCCTGAATAGCAGGCAATAACAGGCGATGCGAAACACGACGAGTTGGAAGCCCGGACAGAGCGGAAACCCGCGGGGGCGGCCCAAGGCACTGAACGGCCGGTCCGCACTGCGGGCTGTCCTGCTGGAGCCCGCGGACCCCGCCGCCGAGTCGCCCGTCTCGAGGCTGGAGCAGTGGGCCCGGGGCATCGTCGAGGCGGCCGTGACGTTCGAGGATCGGCTGGCCGTGCTCCGTTTCCTGGAAGGCAACCAGCCCCCGCCCGCCTTCCGTGTGGGCGACTGGCAGCACGACGAGGAGACGCAACGTCCCCGGATCGCCATCCCGGGGGCCGACGTGCGGCCGCGGTTGTCGCACGAGGCCGACGAGACCCGGGACGACGAGGCCGACGACTCCGACCGCATCATCGTCCCAATGGCCGACGAACGCTACCTGAGCGGCGACGAGGGCGACCAAGACGAGGGCACCGAAGCGGAGGACGCCGGCGATGCCTGACGATCCTCGCATCCTGACCGGCGAGCCCATCGTGGAGGTCATCGACGAGTCCCCGCCGGCCCACCCGCCGCCCGTCGCCGCGCGGCCTCGGCCGGCCTCTAGTCCCGACGGGCGGCGATCCTGAGGTCGGAGTCGCTCGGATCGGCCATGACCACGAACCCGTCCAATGCCTCGGCCGCCAGCCGCAATTGCCGCTCGCGACCCCGGCCGTCATGCCCTCGCTCGCCGGCCGCGCGGAAGAGGTAGCCGAATGTGACGGCGGCCCCCCTGTCGCAGGGGCATCCGGGGGTGTCGACCTCCCAGGTCCCGTCGTCGTATAGCCGGGCCGTTACGTCGGCCGACGATACGGTCCCGACCAATCTCTTCATCGAGATGACCTTCTTCTAATACCTGATGATGCCGGGATGCAACGGCCCGCTCGCGCGGCGTGCCTTGGAATGCTAGCGTATCGTTTCGAGCGTTCAAGATCCGAGTTTCCCATCGGCGACGGCTTTCGATCGCCTGTCCCATGCGAGAACTTAGTCCGAACCGCCGGACTTTCGCGGCCGGGCCGGCCTGTTTTCTTAAAATATATTAATAAACAGAAAGATTCTCGAAAGATCCCTTGCAATGTCTAAGTAAACGGTAGACGATCTCAGTCATGATGCGAGCCAACAACGCATGCGACAGCGATCCATGCATTCGGGACATGCTCTCCAGAGGCCCTTTGCAGTCCGAAGCCGGACCTCATCGCTACGCCTGCTGATCTCGTGATGCCGGCCGCTCGACGCCACGCCGGGGGGCCTTGTCGCCACCCCTGTGAGGGGCCGCATCGGGACATCTCAGCATTCGGAGTACACAGATGTACTGCGCAGGGACGATGACCGCCCCCGATCCGGGACGCACCTATTGCCGCGACATGAGCCGGCACGAGATCCTCTCCGCCGAGCAGGAGCGGCGCCTGGCCGAGGCCGCCGCCGCCGGCGACCGCGACGCCCGGGCCCGCCTGATCGGGGCCAACCTCCGCCTGGTCGCCAAGATCGCCGCCCGGTTCCGCAACCGGGGCATGGACTACGACGACCTGATCTGCGAGGGGAACCTCGGGCTGACCCGGGCCGCCGACCGCTTCGACCCCGGCCGGGGATGCCGGTTCGCCACGTACGCCAAGCACTGGATCCTCGAGGCGATCCGGTCCGCCCTCAGGGACACGACCGCCACCATCCGCCTGCCCGCCCACGTGTACGTCCTGGCCCGGAAGTGGCGGCGGGCCGAGCAGCGCCTCTCCCGGGGGCTGGGCCGGATGCCGACCTCCGACGAGGTCGCGGCGCACCTGGGGCTCAGCGAGTCCCAACTGGCGATGGTGGAGAAGGCGCAGTGGGCCGGCCGGCTCCGGCTCGAGGGCGCCCTCTCCGACGGCGGCGAGGGCTGGTCCCTGGACGAGGCGGTGGACGGCTCCGAGGCCCCGGGGTGCGACCTGGAGCGGGCCGACGAGCGGGCCGAGGTGCTGCGGCGGATGGG from Aquisphaera giovannonii includes these protein-coding regions:
- a CDS encoding sigma-70 family RNA polymerase sigma factor, which gives rise to MYCAGTMTAPDPGRTYCRDMSRHEILSAEQERRLAEAAAAGDRDARARLIGANLRLVAKIAARFRNRGMDYDDLICEGNLGLTRAADRFDPGRGCRFATYAKHWILEAIRSALRDTTATIRLPAHVYVLARKWRRAEQRLSRGLGRMPTSDEVAAHLGLSESQLAMVEKAQWAGRLRLEGALSDGGEGWSLDEAVDGSEAPGCDLERADERAEVLRRMGRLEDCERAVVTLRYGLGGEAPRTLAEVGRRLGVTSEWARQIEQRAVRKLVLGAAAPAPRAARRFA
- a CDS encoding DUF5681 domain-containing protein, producing the protein MRNTTSWKPGQSGNPRGRPKALNGRSALRAVLLEPADPAAESPVSRLEQWARGIVEAAVTFEDRLAVLRFLEGNQPPPAFRVGDWQHDEETQRPRIAIPGADVRPRLSHEADETRDDEADDSDRIIVPMADERYLSGDEGDQDEGTEAEDAGDA